The Oncorhynchus gorbuscha isolate QuinsamMale2020 ecotype Even-year linkage group LG04, OgorEven_v1.0, whole genome shotgun sequence genome includes the window cctcctcttcctccggaGTACGCTCCACAGTCAGCTGGTACAGCTTCATAGAGATGAGATCATGGTTGTCTGGGAAATGAGAGGAAGGAAgaaatacatttgacattttagtaatttagcagacactcttagccagagtgacttacaggagcaattagggctaATTGCCTTGCTAAAGGGCACAAccacagatttttcacctagttggctcagggattagaaccagcaacctttcagttactagcccaactcccttaaccgctaggctatctgccacacATAAATCAATACAATCCAACATTTAACATTTCACACTTTATTCAGACTGctggaaacagagggagacaggaaagTGGAAGCACAGTAGGAAGGGTGGACTTGGGGATCAAACCCAGGTCTCCAGCGTTACCGCTCGACCACAGGCTCTCCACCATTCTCCATTCAGAAATTACAGATCCGATTGCCATGAACAGGTTTCAAAAACCAGTGAGAAGAATGCAAATGGTGAACCACAAAAACAGTGTTGTTCTGAGATGTTCATAGAGGCCCAGTACCTGACAGGTCTCCAGTAACAGAGGAGGCTCCAAAGAAGTAGCCCCGAGGTAGACGTACCCCTGGAAGGTCCAGACAGTCCTGCCACTCCTGTTTACCGTCAAcgtctatctgtatctgtaggTCAGGAGGTCAAACATAGATCAATAAACATGTAATGTTAGTGAACACTTTATTGAACATGGTGCTTTGTGCGCGTTTCTCTCACCGTCAGTCGGTTTTTGGTGTATTTGATGAGGAGGAAGGTGTCATGCGGGATGTTGCGCACCAGGGCTGTGCACCCGCCAAGCTCTGTGGACTGGCCATCACGATCGTGCTCATAAGCCAGAGTCCCGTTCCCCACCATCCCAGAAACGTATGGAAAGACCCTCTGCAGAGACGGAGGAAGTTGTGACGAGCCAGCTGATAATGTCAATCAGTGACCAGGGGGATGCTGCGAGAGACTGGATACTGCGAGATCACTtatccagagtcagatgaactcatggataccattgttatgTATGAAGGAAGTTAAGGGGTTGTttcgtgagccaatgctaactatccctttaaaacacagtggttgcatctgaaatggcaccctatttactatggagtgcactactttggtcaAAAGAAGTCATTCCACCTTAAAAAGCACAAGCAAGAGGATTGACAAGCACCATCTCTGATTGTTCCGAAATTGTTCCAGTTAGAAACAAATATTAACATTCCTGAAACATTTTGTTGATTAAGTTGGTCTCTGAGAAATTAAGATAATTGATTGAACCCAAAGTGGCCAATTTTAATTAacaggattcatataatattcaataaatatagtacctaacatcTGACTTGGACCAAACTTTTTTTCTCACAATGAGTGAGGAATAACTCACATGAGGAATCCAGAAAATGGTCAAAAGCCATCCATGGACCCCCCCTCGCCAATCCGACCCAAACAACATGTATATAGTAGATTgtgtgtaaacatttctaaaaacacaacTCCAccttgacattatgggttattgcgtgtatgcacacacactataacccataatgtcagtagaattattcatttgtaaattaataaaaaatgaaaagctgacgcCAAAAGATGACTGTAATTTGggtaaactatccctttaacattgAGGGATTCTAATATTATTACTCATAAACATCACCATCTAGTGGTGGATTTGTACAATTTctttggattcctcatgtcttactcattgttAGAAAAAAAAGTtgtccaaatcaaatgttatttaccATAtctattgaatattatatgaatcctattaaataaaaaattaaaatctcaaatttgggtGGAATCAATTATCTTAATTTCACAGAGATCTAATTATATTTAACCAGAAATtgttgcaggaatgctaatcGTATTTATTTCTAACTACAGAAATTATTTCTGAACAATcggagatggtgggtgtcatggcttttTGAAATGACCCCTATTTAGAAAATATGTGGCCATTTGAGAGACAATCAGTGACTAAATGCATTCGTACATCACATATTGCATGACACAATAGGGATGTGACATGCATGATGTGGGTTAGTCAACAATGATGAAATAGGTGGAGTGTTGAGGATAGAAATAAATAAGCATGCACTGTTCAATTCAGCCAGAGGTTGACTGGGATTGGCTGATAGGTTACTGTAGCTACCTGAGTCGAAGGATTGTACTTCTTCTGTGTGCCCAAGAGGGATGCAAGAAAACACAGGACGCAGCGTAAACACACAACATTGCACACCCAAACCAATTATACATGATTGAGTGTTTGGGAATAGACAAACTCCCATCACTAATACGTTTTGGGGGTGTCCACCTTGagtatgtgtgtatgagtgagcATATGGGGGGTTAATGTAATACCTCATGGTTCTTATTTTCATTGGGGTAGGTGTCCACAAACACTCCAAGGCCAGTGAAGAGGTTCATGTTTCCAAACACAGGACCTGCAGGTGATAAGGTGGCAGTCAACACTTTAGGAAGACCATGCTGAGATCCTTGTAATATTACCACAACACTTGAGACTATCTTTTAACCttggtgtgtgtcccaaatggtaccctcaAAATGGTACCCTATGGGCGGTGGACAAAAGTTGTGCACTTTGGGAAGTAACCCTGGTTTGTGTGTTAGACAGTGCAAGCTCAGTACCAGTCTGCATGCGTTCTTTGGTGTACCACAGGGCCATTCCATCTCCATTCAGGTTCTTCTTCCCGTGGCCGTGGATCTTAAAGTGCACCTGCAGCTCCCAGTCCCGCAGGAAACAGGGCTGCAGTAGGAGcgcatacagacacagacagtacGGGGAATGAGGAAAAGACGGTTGTGGCGTGGCATGTTGGCGGTCGTAGTATATCGAAATGCTATGTGCTATAGAGTTGTACATGTAGTCAGGAAGCATAGGCCTAGTTGACGGTTATAGTCACTACAAATGAGGTGATGCGTTTGCCATACGTTGTGGCATGTCTGCTAGGCCTACAGATAGACTACGATGTATTACGTGCAGTAGGGGTTTCAGGTTGTTCAAGGATAAGCAGCAGTGTGCTGGTGTTTACTTCGGGATGGAAAGAGCTGAACTTACAACGCGGCTCCACACTGCTCCTTGTCTGCTCTGCAAGTCAGGGGTCAGTCGCACATGCTCAGTGGTGATCATGGCATTGCCCATCAGGTCCCAATAAGAGGAACTGGAGGAGcccaaccctacacacacacacacacacacacaatcaatcaaTATGTATAACTTGATATAGGCCATTTAAAAAAAGGGACATTTTTGTCCAATGTTCTCACAATTAGATCACAACAATGTGAAAATTACCTTTGCTCACCTTTGAGAGCAAATATGGATTTGTCAAGACCTTTTAGACTAGGGACCAATTTGTAAAATACTTATTTTACCAATAATGTCAATACTAAATGGTTGTTTAATGTGGTGATCCACTTTGAATTACACAACGCTCCAAAAATGTTAACTACACCCTATTATTTTACTGTCAATAATCTACCCGCTTCCGTTGTGTGTGTAATCAAATGCAATTGCATGACGTGGTGTCACTTGtgttttttgccctaacactacatagctgattcaaataataaaATCTTGATGAGCTGATTATTTTAATTAGTATATGGCAATAAACAAAACGTGCGCCCCTTGGCGTCCCCAAGACCGAGATTGGGCAACCCTGTACTGTTAGCTACTTGAGTTAACACTATTATGCCAATACCCATATCGTATAGACAATAATACTATACTTATATGCTGAATACCTCAATAGTGTTTTTGTACATTACAAACGTAAATGTTTCTGAACATTGTCTGGCGAGCAAAACAATAGTTACTGATTGCGAAACCAACGCAAGCAAAGCGTTTGGATAGCCTACCTTGGTATGGTTTGGTAAGAGAGTACTCCCTTTTCAAAAAGTCATCCATCTCGTATCCATCGTCTGCCAGACACTGGCAGGTTAAAAGAAGAACAGCAGCAAACCGACATGTTAATTCATGAATGTTTCGCTGATTCAACATTAAATCAAATATTTGAAAACTGCCCATCCGAAACCGATTAGACTTATTCATGGTGGAGAACAGCATCCCGTCAGCAACACTAAAAAAAGTGCTTCCGGGTCACGGAATTTCGTAATAGTAGAAAAGCGTTAACCTGTATTTATTCATGATGTATAAAAATAATTGTCTAAACATCAACAATGATtcatatttaagtagcatttGCATTTAATGTGGGGTTTAAAAAAGTTTCAAAGTCAATAAATGCCCCCAAATGCAAATAACAAGAGAAAAAAACTGCTATTTGTGCCCATGTAAAAGTGGGTGGGGAGTACTCAGTAGGGCAGGATTCCCCAACCGGCCGCTTTTGGTTTTATTTGGCTGTCAAGTCTTCTGAGAAAAGAAAACCACAACAAAAAAACTGTTTtgattgttggacataaaatactgtaaaaaaaacaccaggaaatctgCTCTAAGTtattttaatttaagaaatctgttcccaagtattccca containing:
- the lman2lb gene encoding lectin, mannose-binding 2-like b isoform X2, with the protein product MLFSTMNKSNRFRMGSFQIFDLMLNQRNIHELTCRFAAVLLLTCQCLADDGYEMDDFLKREYSLTKPYQGLGSSSSSYWDLMGNAMITTEHVRLTPDLQSRQGAVWSRVPCFLRDWELQVHFKIHGHGKKNLNGDGMALWYTKERMQTGPVFGNMNLFTGLGVFVDTYPNENKNHERVFPYVSGMVGNGTLAYEHDRDGQSTELGGCTALVRNIPHDTFLLIKYTKNRLTIQIDVDGKQEWQDCLDLPGVRLPRGYFFGASSVTGDLSDNHDLISMKLYQLTVERTPEEEEEEELIPSVDNYEHLNKVEVQEEGMSGVQLFFTIVFSVIGIFVLGVVAVVMYGRWKENSRKRFY
- the lman2lb gene encoding lectin, mannose-binding 2-like b isoform X1, with translation MLFSTMNKSNRFRMGSFQIFDLMLNQRNIHELTCRFAAVLLLTCQCLADDGYEMDDFLKREYSLTKPYQGLGSSSSSYWDLMGNAMITTEHVRLTPDLQSRQGAVWSRVPCFLRDWELQVHFKIHGHGKKNLNGDGMALWYTKERMQTGPVFGNMNLFTGLGVFVDTYPNENKNHEKKYNPSTQRVFPYVSGMVGNGTLAYEHDRDGQSTELGGCTALVRNIPHDTFLLIKYTKNRLTIQIDVDGKQEWQDCLDLPGVRLPRGYFFGASSVTGDLSDNHDLISMKLYQLTVERTPEEEEEEELIPSVDNYEHLNKVEVQEEGMSGVQLFFTIVFSVIGIFVLGVVAVVMYGRWKENSRKRFY